The Yersinia entomophaga nucleotide sequence TTTATCCTGGGTATTTGCCGAGTGGATTTTACGTGGGAAACCATCGTTGCTCGGCGCTTGTTCCGGCTGTATCGCGGGTCTGGTTGCTATTACGCCGGCTGCGGGCACCGTGGGCGTTGGTGGCGCGCTGATTATTGGTTTAGTCGGTGGCGTTGCTGGGTTGTGGGGCGTTGTATTACTGAAGAAATGGCTACGTGTTGATGATACTTGTGATGTATTTGGCGTACACGGCGTCTGCGGTATCGTAGGTTGCATACTTACCGGCGTGTTTACCGCATCTTCACTGGGAGGCACCGGTTATGCGGCTGGTGTCACCATGGGGCATCAGGTCGGCGTACAGCTCTTCAGTATTGGCGTGTGTGTTGTCTGGTCTGGCGTTGTTGCCTTTATCGCTTTCAAAATTGCCGATGTTATCGTTGGCCTGAGAGTGCCAGAAGAGCAGGAACGCGAAGGTTTGGATGTTAACAGCCACGGTGAAAATGCTTATAACCAGTAAGAATTTGAGTTCGAAATAAGTAATATTTAGTGAAGGGGCGATATTGATTTCGCCCCTTTGTTGATTAAAGAGATTAGAAAGAAGTAAAACCGAATGAATCAGCGGCACAAGTACCCATCAGCCGCGTAAACGAATAACCCCTTCTTGCACCGTAGAGGCGACGAGCACACCCTGGCGATTGTAAATCTGACCACGAACAAAGCCACGAGCGCCGGATGCTGAAGTACTTTCTACCGTATACAACAGCCATTCATCCAGGCGGAATGGGCGGTGGAACCACATAGAATGATCGATGGTAGCAATCTGTACTCCCGGCTCGAGAAAACCGATGCCATGAGGCTGAAGAGCCGTCGGCAAGAAATTAAAATCAGACGCGTAGCCCAGCAAATATTGGTGGATATCCAAATCGTCCGGCATCTGGCCGTTAGCGCGGAACCATACGTGACGCAGCGGTTCTTCTTTATGACCTTTCAACGGGTTATGGAATTTAACCGGTCGCATTTCAATCGGCTGGTGGCCAATAAACTTATCCCGCAGTTTTTCTGGAATCAGGTGCGCCAGATTTTTGGCGATTTCCGCTTCCGATACCAAACCTTCCGGCGGTGGCACATCCGGCATGTCATTCTGATGCTCAAATCCCTCTTCAGGCGTTTGGAATGACGCGGTCATAAAGAAGATCGGTTTGCCATTTTGAATAGCGCTGACGCGGCGTGCGCTAAAGCTGGTGCCATCTCGCAGGTTTTCCACATCGTAAACGATAGGTTTGCTGCTGTCGCCGGGGCGAAGAAAATAGCTATGGAAAGAGTGAATGTAACGATCGGCTGGTGCGGTCTGTTTCGCAGCATAAATTGCCTGGCCGACAACCTGTCCGCCAAATACCTGACGCAGCCCTAAGTCTTCACTTTGGCCACGATAAAGACCTTCTTCGATCTTTTCCAGATTAATCAAGTTGAGGAGCTTTTGCAGTGCCTGACCCATGGTGTGGCCCTCTGTGTTTTCTTTCAGCATAGTGTGCTGAATTATTAGGTAGCTCGTCAATGTATTGCTATTAATTCACTATACAAACTATTGTTTGTAGAGAAACTAATTGCTAACTGAATGATTAGGCTGGATGTCAGAAACGCCAGGTAGCGTTTTATGCTATA carries:
- the tesB gene encoding acyl-CoA thioesterase II; translation: MGQALQKLLNLINLEKIEEGLYRGQSEDLGLRQVFGGQVVGQAIYAAKQTAPADRYIHSFHSYFLRPGDSSKPIVYDVENLRDGTSFSARRVSAIQNGKPIFFMTASFQTPEEGFEHQNDMPDVPPPEGLVSEAEIAKNLAHLIPEKLRDKFIGHQPIEMRPVKFHNPLKGHKEEPLRHVWFRANGQMPDDLDIHQYLLGYASDFNFLPTALQPHGIGFLEPGVQIATIDHSMWFHRPFRLDEWLLYTVESTSASGARGFVRGQIYNRQGVLVASTVQEGVIRLRG